The Longimicrobium sp. genome segment GCAAGCTGGGGATCGTCACCGGGCGCGACCTGGCGCAGGCGTGCCGCGACCACTACTCCCGCCCCGTCTCGTTCGCGCTCTGGGTGCTGTGCGAGCTGGCCATCGCCGCCTGCGACCTGGCCGAGGTCATCGGCTCGGCCATCGCGCTGAACCTGCTCTTCGGCATTCCCGTGGCGGTGGGCGTGGTGCTGACCGCGCTCGACGTGCTGATCGTCCTGCTGCTGCAGAAGAAGGGGTTCCGGCTGCTGGAGGCGCTGGTGATCGCGCTGGTGGCGCTCATCGGCGGGTGCTTCCTCTTCGAGATCCTGCTGGCGCGGCCGGACGTGAGCGAGATGCTGGGCGGCTTCGTGCCGCACGTGGACGTGGTGCGCAACCCGCAGATGCTCTACCTTGCCATGGGCATCCTGGGCGCCACGGTCATGCCCCACAACCTGTACCTGCACTCGTCCATCGTGCAGACGCGGCGCTACGAGATCAGCGCCGAGGGGAAGCGCGAGGCGGTGCGCTACGCCTTCCTCGACAGCACCGTGGCGCTCACGCTGGCGCTGTTCATCAACGCCGCCATCCTGATCGTGGCCGCGGCCACCTTCCACCGCACCGGCCACACCGGCGTGGCCGAAATCCAGGACGCGTACAAGCTGCTCACGCCGCTGCTGGGCGCGGCCGGGGCCAGCGCCGTCTTCGCCTTCGCGCTTCTGGCCTCGGGGCAGAACTCCACGCTCACCGGCACGCTGGCCGGGCAGATCGTGATGGAGGGGTTTCTGGACCTGCGGATGCGCCCGTGGATGCGGCGGCTGATCACCCGCGCCATCGCCATCGTTCCCGCGGTGATCGTGGCCGTGATCTACGGCGAGAACGGGACGGCCAAGCTGCTGGTGCTCAGCCAGGTGATTTTGAGCCTGCAGCTCTCCTTCGCCGTCTTCCCCCTGGTCGGCTTCACCAGCGACCGCCGCAAGATGGGCGAGTTCGCCAACGCGTGGTGGGTGAAGGGGCTGGCGTACACGGTGGCGGTGCTGATCGCGGGGCTGAACGCATGGCTGCTGATGCAGACCGTCGGCGGCTGGATCGGGGGGTAAAGAGGCCATGTATCACCGCATCCTGGTTCCGCTGGAGAACACGCCGTACGACGAGGCCATCCTGGACCACGTGGTTCGGCTGGCGCGCGTGTGCGGCGCGTCGGTGCTGCTGGTGCACGTGGCCGACGGGTGGGTGGCGCGCAACTGGCGCCAGCTGAACCTGCGCGAGAGCGAGGAGATGGAGCGCGACCGCGCGTACCTCGAGTCCATCGCCGCGCGGCTGGCCGAAGCGGGGATCGAGGTCGACGCGGTGCTGGCCGGCGGCGATCCGTCGCGCGAGATCGTGCAGATGGCCGAGCGCGAGGAGTGCGACCTGATCGCCATGAGCACGCACGGCCACCGCTTCATCTCCGACCTGCTGTACGGCAGCGTGGCCAACGAGGTCCGCCACCGCTCCCTGATCCCCGTGCTCCTCGTCCGCGGCCACCCCCGCGTCCGCGGCCCCGCGCCGGTGCCGCGGTAGCTCAGTGCAAGAGACAGCGGCCCGGTACTCCAGGAGAAGTGCCGGGCCGCTTCGCATGAACGCTGGACGCGCCGTGTCAGACAGCTCTCGTTTGGGCAAGCCGCGCCGGATGGAGCTCGAGCGAGAGGCGGCATCCGAGCGCGCGGGCATACCGCTCCAGCGTGGACAACCGGATGTCGCTGGCCCGGTTCTCGAGCCGGCTGATCGCGCTCTTCTTCGTATTCAGGCGCTTCGCCATTTCCTCCTGTGTCAGCCCCGCTTCCTTGCGTGCTTCCCGAAGCAGAATCCCGATCTTGAAGTCCGCGTAGCCGCTCTCCAGCCCCTCCGCGAACTCGGGATCGCGCGCGGCTCGCCGCCGTGTGTACCGGTCCAGATCACTCATCGTCTCGCCTCCTGCTCTCGTACTCACGTTTCCGTTCTTCGGCGACCGAGATCTCCTGGCGCGGGATCGCCTGTGCTTTCTTGCTGAATCCGCTCACCAGGATCACGAGCCGCGGCCCTTCGAAGAAGCCCAGCAGGCGGAAGGTATCGCCACCGTGCTGCACGCGGACTTCCCAGAGGTCGTCCGTGCCGGGGAGCTTCTTGAAGTATTGCGCAGGCACGATCCCCATCTCCTCCACCACGCGGAGGACCCAGATCACCTTCTGCGCCTGTTTCCCGGACAGGGAGTCGAGGAACTCCTCGACGGGAGATCTTCCGGACGGCGTGATGTAGAATCGAATCTCGCGCATGTTCAAGTTAACCTGCAAGTGAACTTGGCGGGAGTGGGATTCTCGCAATCCTCACCGATCCAGGGTGAGATCACGGAGATCACGCAGAGAAGCAGAGAAACGGAGGTGTCGTCTCCGCTTCTCTGCTCCTCCGCGTGAAGCCTGCTGTTTTCAGCTGTTGCCGCGGTCGGTGAGGTAGCCCTCGAAGAGCCGCACCGTCGCCTCCACGTCGCGCACGTCGATGGCCTCGAAGGGCGAGTGCGAGTAGCGGATGGGTGGGGCGACGAGCAGCGACTCCATCCCCTGCCGCACCAGGTGCGCGCCGTCGGACGAGTAGTGGTAGAGCACCACGTCCTGCACGGGGATGCCGTCGCGCTCGGCCACCGCGCGCATCTCCCCGATCAGCCGGCGTGAGTAGTGGACCGACGAGTCGCGGTGCACCAGCGCGGGCCCGAGGCCCAGCTTCACCGGCACGTGCCCCTCGGAGACGGTGGGGATGTCGCCCGCCAGGCCGTTGTCGATGATGAAGCCGATGTCGAACGAGCGCCCGTCGCGCGCCAGCGAGCTGGCGCCCAGCATTCCGATCTCCTCCTGCACGGTCAGCGCGAGCGTCACGTCGAAGCGCCGCTCCGCGTTCGCGATGCGGCGCGCGACCTCCACCAGCACGGCCACGCCCAGCCGGTCGTCCATCGCCTTGCCGACGAGAAGGCGGCCCATGCGGCGCACCTGCGGGTCCCACACCATGCGCGTCCCCACGCGGATCCCGGCCTCGGCGCACTCGGCGGCGGTGAGGCCCACGTCCACGAACAGGTCGTCCCACGCCAGCGTGGTGCGGTTCTTCTGCTCCGGCGTCAGCGCGTGGCCGGTGGTGGTGGCCACCACGCCGGGAAGCGGGCCGCCGTCGGCCAGCACCTTCAGCTGCGTGCCGATGAAGTAGGGAAAGGAGTGCTGGTCGCGCTCGCCGGGAAGGACGCGCAGGAAGCCGTCGGCCGTGACGGAGCGCACGATCAGCGACAGCTCGTCGGCGTGCGCGGCCATCAGCACGCGGGGGCCGGGCCCGGGAAGGCGGAGGAAGAGGTTCCCCACCGGGCTCTGCGTGACCTCGCCCAGCGGCTCCCACTCGCGCCGCACCCACGCCAGCACCTCGTCCTCCTGCCCGGTGGGGCCGGAGAGCGCGGTCAGCGTCCGCAGCAGCTCCTCCACGGCCTCTACCTGGCCGTCGTTCCCGCCGCCCGCGTCCGCGGAACGGCGCGTCGCGGGCGGAGCGCCGTCGTGCGCCGCCGCGCCCCGCGCGGCGCCCTCCCCGTCGTCGCCGGGAGAAGCCTCCCTGCGCGTGAGCTCAGCCATCCTTGCCATCTCCCGTCCGGCCGTCCACGCGGCCGATCCCCTGCGCCAGGTAGGTACGCGAAAGCTCCACGTAATGGGCCGCGCTGGTGCTCACCCAGCGCAGCGACTCGCCCTGCAGCTCCTTCTTCACCACCGCCGGCGTCCCCGCCGCCATCGACCGCGGCGGCACCGTGCTCCCCGAGCCGACCACCGCGCCCGCGGCCACCAGCGCCTGCTCGCCGACGACGGCGCGCTGCAGCACCACCGCGTTCATCCCGATCAGCGCGCCGTCGCCCACCACGCAGCTCTCCAGGATCGCCCCGTGGCCGACGGTGACGTCCGCACCGATCACCGTGGCCCCCTGCCGGCTCACGTGCAGCACCACGTTGTCCTGGATGCTGGTGCGCGCGCCGACCGCGATCTCGAAGTCCGGCTCGTCGCCGCGGATCACCGCGCCGAACCAGACGCTGGCCTCTTCCCCGATCGTCACGTTCCCGATCACCACCGCCGTGGGCGCGATGAACGCCGAGGGGTGGATGCGCGGGTGGACCCCGTTGTACGGCAGGATGTTCGCCATCAGTCTCCGCTCAGGATCGCGGCCAGGCGGCCCGCGTCCAGGTTGCTTCCCGTCAGCACCACCGCCACGGGACCCCGCATCTCCCCCGCCGCGCCCTCCAGCAGCGCCGCGACCGAGACGGCGGCCGAGCCCTCGGCGATGATCCCCTCTTCCGCCGCCAGCCAGCGGATCGCCCGCCGCACCGCGTCCTCCG includes the following:
- a CDS encoding Nramp family divalent metal transporter, with the translated sequence MFPERVRWRRPAEKEEAEPGWRRARVAPSLADVYRSIPVAGKSRWRKFLAFAGPGYLVAVGYMDPGNWATDLAGGSAFGYRLLCVVLLSNMMAVLLQGLSSKLGIVTGRDLAQACRDHYSRPVSFALWVLCELAIAACDLAEVIGSAIALNLLFGIPVAVGVVLTALDVLIVLLLQKKGFRLLEALVIALVALIGGCFLFEILLARPDVSEMLGGFVPHVDVVRNPQMLYLAMGILGATVMPHNLYLHSSIVQTRRYEISAEGKREAVRYAFLDSTVALTLALFINAAILIVAAATFHRTGHTGVAEIQDAYKLLTPLLGAAGASAVFAFALLASGQNSTLTGTLAGQIVMEGFLDLRMRPWMRRLITRAIAIVPAVIVAVIYGENGTAKLLVLSQVILSLQLSFAVFPLVGFTSDRRKMGEFANAWWVKGLAYTVAVLIAGLNAWLLMQTVGGWIGG
- a CDS encoding universal stress protein, with amino-acid sequence MYHRILVPLENTPYDEAILDHVVRLARVCGASVLLVHVADGWVARNWRQLNLRESEEMERDRAYLESIAARLAEAGIEVDAVLAGGDPSREIVQMAEREECDLIAMSTHGHRFISDLLYGSVANEVRHRSLIPVLLVRGHPRVRGPAPVPR
- a CDS encoding helix-turn-helix transcriptional regulator gives rise to the protein MSDLDRYTRRRAARDPEFAEGLESGYADFKIGILLREARKEAGLTQEEMAKRLNTKKSAISRLENRASDIRLSTLERYARALGCRLSLELHPARLAQTRAV
- a CDS encoding type II toxin-antitoxin system RelE/ParE family toxin; the protein is MREIRFYITPSGRSPVEEFLDSLSGKQAQKVIWVLRVVEEMGIVPAQYFKKLPGTDDLWEVRVQHGGDTFRLLGFFEGPRLVILVSGFSKKAQAIPRQEISVAEERKREYESRRRDDE
- a CDS encoding M42 family metallopeptidase, whose product is MAELTRREASPGDDGEGAARGAAAHDGAPPATRRSADAGGGNDGQVEAVEELLRTLTALSGPTGQEDEVLAWVRREWEPLGEVTQSPVGNLFLRLPGPGPRVLMAAHADELSLIVRSVTADGFLRVLPGERDQHSFPYFIGTQLKVLADGGPLPGVVATTTGHALTPEQKNRTTLAWDDLFVDVGLTAAECAEAGIRVGTRMVWDPQVRRMGRLLVGKAMDDRLGVAVLVEVARRIANAERRFDVTLALTVQEEIGMLGASSLARDGRSFDIGFIIDNGLAGDIPTVSEGHVPVKLGLGPALVHRDSSVHYSRRLIGEMRAVAERDGIPVQDVVLYHYSSDGAHLVRQGMESLLVAPPIRYSHSPFEAIDVRDVEATVRLFEGYLTDRGNS
- a CDS encoding gamma carbonic anhydrase family protein: MANILPYNGVHPRIHPSAFIAPTAVVIGNVTIGEEASVWFGAVIRGDEPDFEIAVGARTSIQDNVVLHVSRQGATVIGADVTVGHGAILESCVVGDGALIGMNAVVLQRAVVGEQALVAAGAVVGSGSTVPPRSMAAGTPAVVKKELQGESLRWVSTSAAHYVELSRTYLAQGIGRVDGRTGDGKDG